A region from the Drosophila bipectinata strain 14024-0381.07 chromosome 3R, DbipHiC1v2, whole genome shotgun sequence genome encodes:
- the LOC108130714 gene encoding arrestin domain-containing protein 3-like, translated as MPSTCFFEFDRRGPIYYSGETIKGRVILTTTSRKSVNEIYIHFEGEAKVRWTEQRTRTFNMVTKTRTDRFRGKETYLDTQTNVFGSGELPAGTYIYKFCVPLPLWCPSSVVGKYGKISYEISLVIDRQSSFNNIFKQPLTVLQTYNLNMSPLLMMPLVHEDVKHFCCWPCSSGPVFSTLTVPFGGYAPGQRIHFTLEIVNQSARNDLSGIEVCLKQRYKLCAQHPHYKTHEIENILHRGSVEERVLRLSQTIIHGTLQIPSVPPSSRNDGIISVDYRIILTINMGNFAKNTNFNIPIVIGTIPLIQSAENPSRAAEWIPETPDTPPDSAADLPPSYDNCKPPPFEEATRFGDHFIDIDADEHNRTDDFLPRYPMYTDFAQPSAPPPPEENEDVSLMNSVPVLSLPPSSTAPSRPPNANENTTNYGWNT; from the exons ATGCCATCCACGTGTTTTTTTGAGTTTGATCGCCGAGGGCCGATTTATTACAGTGGTGAGACTATCAAAGGAAGAGTCATTCTCACCACAACATCCAGAAAATCTGTTAATG aaatttacatccatttcgaGGGTGAGGCTAAGGTGCGATGGACTGAGCAGAGAACTAGAACATTCAATATGGTAACCAAAACCCGCACAGACCGTTTCCGGGGCAAAGAAACCTACCTGGATACCCAAACGAATGTCTTTGGATCAGGAGAACTGCCTGCTGGCACATATATCTATAAATTCTGTGTTCCTTTGCCACTttggtgcccctcttcggtggTCGGAAAATATGGAAAGATATCATATGAAATCTCACTGGTTATAGATCGCCAGTCGAGCTTCAACAACATTTTCAAACAGCCACTGACGGTGCTCCAAACTTATAATCTAAATATGAGTCCTCTCCTTATG ATGCCCTTAGTTCACGAGGACGTCAAACACTTTTGCTGCTGGCCCTGCAGCTCGGGTCCTGTATTTTCCACTCTCACAGTACCCTTTGGTGGCTATGCTCCTGGCCAAAGGATCCACTTTACCTTGGAGATCGTTAATCAATCTGCCCGTAATGATCTGAGTGGCATTGAAGTTTGTTTGAAACAGAGATACAAGTTATGCGCTCAACACCCGCATTATAAGACCCACGAAATAGAAAACATTCTGCACAGGGGTTCGGTGGAAGAAAGGGTGTTGCGACTCTCTCAAACGATAATCCATGGCACCTTACAAATTCCATCTGTGCCGCCATCGTCCCGGAATGATGGAATTATTTCAGTGGACTACCGCATCATTCTAACCATCAATATGGGCAATTTCGCAAAGAACACGAATTTCAATATTCCGATCGTCATTGGAACCATTCCCTTAATCCAAAGTGCGGAAAATCCTAGCAGAGCAGCGGAATGGATACCAGAGACCCCGGACACTCCGCCTGATTCTGCTGCGGATTTGCCACCCAGTTATGACAATTGCA AACCACCTCCCTTCGAGGAGGCAACTAGATTTGGAGACCATTTCATAGACATCGATGCCGATGAGCACAACCGGACGGATGACTTTTTACCACGTTATCCGATGTACACAGATTTTGCCCAGCCTTCGGCGCCCCCACCGCCAGAGGAAAATGAAGATGTGTCTTTAATGAACTCGGTTCCAGTTCTTTCGCTGCCGCCTTCATCAACGGCACCATCTAGGCCCCCGAATGCAAATGAAAATACAACAAACTATGGCTGGAATACTTAG
- the LOC138925498 gene encoding arrestin domain-containing protein 3-like, translating into MPSTCVFEFDRREPIYYSGETINGRAILTTTSRKSVNEIYIHFEGEAKVRWTEQRTSRSNGKTENRTDCFRGKETYLDTQTNVFGSGELAAGRYTYTFCIPLPLGCPSSVVGKYGKISYEISVVIDRQWRFNNIFKQPLTVLQTYNLNMSPQLLMPLVHEDVKHFCCWPCRSGPVLSTLTVPFGGYAPGQKIHYTLEIDNQSAGNDLSGIEVCLKQRYKFHAQHPHHKTREIENILHRGSVEERVLRLSKRIIDGTLQIPSVPPSSRNDGIISVDYRIILTIKMGDCAMNTNFHIPLVIGTIPLIQSAENPSSAAEWIPETPDTPPDAAADLPPSYDNCKPPPFEEATRFGDHFIDIDADDHNRTDDFVPRYPMYTNFAQPSAPPPPEDIEDVSLTNSVPVLSLPPSSTAPSSPQNANENTTNYGWNT; encoded by the exons ATGCCATCCACGTGTGTTTTTGAGTTTGATCGCCGAGAGCCGATTTATTACAGTGGTGAGACTATCAATGGAAGAGCCATTCTCACTACAACATCCAGAAAATCTGTTAATG aaatttacatccatttcgaGGGCGAGGCTAAGGTGCGATGGACTGAGCAGAGAACTAGCAGATCCAATGGTAAAACTGAAAACCGTACAGACTGTTTCCGTGGCAAAGAAACCTACCTGGATACCCAAACGAATGTCTTCGGATCAGGAGAACTGGCTGCTGGCAGATATACATATACGTTCTGTATTCCTTTGCCACTAGGGTGCCCTTCTTCGGTGGTCGGAAAATATGGAAAGATATCGTATGAAATCTCAGTCGTAATAGATCGACAGTGGCGCttcaacaatatttttaaacagcCACTGACGGTTCTACAAACTTATAATCTAAATATGAGTCCTCAGCTTTTG ATGCCCTTGGTTCACGAGGACGTCAAACACTTTTGCTGCTGGCCCTGCCGCTCCGGACCTGTATTGTCCACTCTCACAGTACCCTTTGGTGGCTATGCTCCTGGCCAAAAGATCCACTATACCTTGGAAATCGATAATCAATCTGCCGGTAATGATCTGAGTGGCATTGAAGTTTGTTTAAAACAGAGATACAAGTTTCACGCTCAACACCCGCATCATAAGACCCGCGAAATAGAAAACATTCTGCACAGGGGTTCGGTGGAAGAACGGGTGTTGCGGCTCTCTAAGAGGATAATCGATGGTACCTTACAGATTCCATCAGTGCCACCATCGTCCCGAAATGACGGAATCATTTCAGTGGACTACCGCATCATTCTAACCATCAAGATGGGCGATTGCGCAATGAACACGAATTTCCATATTCCGCTTGTCATTGGAACCATTCCCCTAATCCAAAGTGCGGAAAATCCTAGCAGCGCAGCGGAATGGATACCAGAGACCCCGGACACTCCTCCTGATGCTGCTGCGGATTTGCCACCCAGTTATGACAATTGCA AACCACCTCCCTTTGAGGAGGCAACTAGATTTGGAGACCATTTCATAGATATCGATGCCGATGACCACAACCGAACGGATGACTTTGTACCCCGTTATCCGATGTATACAAATTTTGCCCAGCCTTCGGCGCCCCCACCGCCAGAGGATATTGAAGATGTGTCTCTAACGAACTCGGTTCCAGTTCTTTCGCTGCCGCCTTCTTCAACTGCACCATCTAGTCCCCAGAATGCAAATGAAAATACAACAAACTATGGCTGGAATACTTAG